A genomic stretch from Candidatus Anoxymicrobium japonicum includes:
- a CDS encoding translation initiation factor IF-3: MIRCPSVRLISDSGEQLGIKPIEEAQSIALEKDLDLVEVAPQGTPPVCKIMDYGKFCYEQEQKQKVARKKQSVIVVKEMKMRPKIDVHDYETKKKHVVRFLSQGNKVKVTIMFRGREMTHTELGLNLLNRLAADVSDIAMVEAKARLDGRNMPMVLSPIAVVEPKKE; this comes from the coding sequence ATGATCAGGTGCCCGTCTGTCAGGCTTATCTCGGATAGTGGTGAGCAGCTTGGCATCAAGCCTATCGAGGAGGCCCAGAGCATTGCCCTCGAGAAGGATCTGGACCTCGTAGAGGTGGCCCCGCAGGGGACGCCGCCCGTATGCAAGATCATGGACTATGGCAAGTTTTGTTATGAGCAGGAGCAGAAGCAGAAGGTGGCACGCAAGAAGCAGAGCGTGATCGTGGTCAAAGAGATGAAGATGAGGCCGAAGATTGACGTCCACGATTACGAGACCAAGAAGAAGCACGTAGTCAGGTTTTTGAGCCAGGGAAACAAGGTGAAGGTGACCATAATGTTCCGCGGGCGTGAGATGACTCACACGGAACTCGGGCTCAATCTCCTGAATCGCCTGGCGGCGGATGTAAGCGACATTGCGATGGTGGAAGCGAAGGCGAGGCTTGACGGGCGAAACATGCCGATGGTCCTCTCGCCGATTGCCGTCGTGGAGCCCAAAAAGGAGTGA
- a CDS encoding 50S ribosomal protein L35 codes for MPKMKTHRGAAKRFRVTGRGKLMRKHAYNGHLFTDKSAKRKHRLDSQSEVSPADDATMRKTLGVSKAR; via the coding sequence ATGCCAAAAATGAAAACGCACAGGGGAGCGGCCAAGCGGTTTCGAGTAACTGGCAGGGGAAAACTGATGCGAAAGCACGCTTACAATGGCCACCTTTTTACCGATAAGAGCGCGAAGCGAAAGCACAGGCTGGACAGCCAGAGCGAGGTCTCTCCAGCGGACGACGCGACAATGCGTAAGACGCTGGGCGTTTCAAAGGCCAGATAA
- a CDS encoding 50S ribosomal protein L20 has product MPRTSNSVATRQRRKKVLKMARGYRGPKSKCFKSANEQVMHSLQYAYRDRRVRKREFRKLWISRINAAAREHGMSYNKFINGLKCADVEVDRKILADIAVRDPETFGQLVEVARGGKPGKTADKAKSAGKAATKAAAASSKTAKATDVPAAS; this is encoded by the coding sequence ATGCCAAGGACAAGCAACAGTGTCGCGACAAGGCAGCGCAGAAAAAAAGTGCTCAAGATGGCGCGAGGTTATCGCGGGCCAAAGAGCAAGTGTTTCAAGTCGGCGAACGAGCAGGTCATGCATTCGCTTCAATACGCGTACAGGGACAGGCGCGTCAGAAAGCGGGAGTTTCGCAAGCTGTGGATAAGCCGGATCAACGCCGCGGCCCGTGAGCACGGGATGTCTTACAACAAGTTCATAAATGGTCTGAAGTGCGCGGATGTCGAAGTCGATAGAAAAATACTTGCCGATATTGCCGTGCGTGACCCCGAGACGTTTGGGCAACTGGTCGAAGTGGCCCGTGGGGGCAAGCCTGGAAAGACAGCCGACAAGGCCAAGAGCGCTGGAAAAGCGGCTACGAAGGCCGCCGCGGCATCATCTAAAACCGCCAAAGCCACTGACGTTCCGGCCGCGAGCTAG
- a CDS encoding phenylalanine--tRNA ligase subunit alpha translates to MSDDLIEKFRELTADRPLLSSLVDEAMALIESSDTLEQLEDTRVKLLGKKGTVTAVFKSLGSLSPEEKPVVGEIGNVLRALVEQELARKVEQLIALEVEQRLRREAIDVTLPGRRRPFGHKHLISQVISEVTDIFMSLGYRVVTGPEVELDYYNFEALNQPPYHPARSLQDTLYVKRKDQFSDSREDIMLRTHTSPVQIRVMETERPPLYVISPGKAYRKDEVDATHSPVFHQVEGFAVGRGITMGDLKGTLEVFVRKMFGDGRDVRFRPHFFPFTEPSAEVDVSCYACEGSGCALCKGVGWLEILGCGMIDPNVFEYVGYDPEEFTGFAFGVGIERIAMMKYNIDDMRVFYENDARFLAQF, encoded by the coding sequence ATGTCGGATGACTTGATTGAGAAGTTCAGGGAGCTCACGGCGGACAGGCCCCTGCTGTCATCGCTTGTCGATGAGGCCATGGCCTTAATCGAGAGCTCTGACACTCTGGAGCAGCTCGAGGACACGCGCGTAAAATTACTGGGAAAGAAAGGAACGGTAACCGCCGTCTTCAAGAGCCTGGGCTCGCTTTCTCCCGAAGAGAAGCCGGTGGTCGGCGAGATAGGAAACGTCTTGCGCGCTCTGGTGGAACAGGAGCTTGCTCGCAAGGTTGAGCAGTTGATCGCGCTGGAGGTGGAACAGCGTCTTCGGCGCGAGGCCATAGACGTAACATTGCCGGGCAGGAGGCGCCCATTCGGTCATAAGCACTTGATCTCGCAGGTCATTTCTGAAGTTACAGACATATTCATGAGCCTCGGATACCGTGTCGTGACCGGTCCGGAGGTTGAGCTCGACTACTATAATTTTGAAGCGCTGAACCAGCCCCCTTATCATCCCGCGAGATCTTTGCAAGACACGCTGTACGTGAAACGGAAAGATCAGTTCAGTGACAGTCGCGAGGACATAATGCTTCGGACTCACACTTCGCCGGTGCAGATCAGGGTGATGGAGACCGAACGGCCGCCGCTGTACGTGATCAGTCCGGGAAAGGCTTATCGCAAGGATGAGGTGGACGCCACGCACTCTCCGGTATTCCACCAGGTCGAAGGCTTCGCGGTGGGTCGGGGAATTACCATGGGCGACCTCAAGGGCACGCTGGAAGTGTTTGTGAGAAAGATGTTTGGCGATGGGCGCGACGTGCGTTTCAGGCCGCACTTTTTCCCGTTCACCGAGCCGAGCGCCGAAGTGGACGTGTCGTGCTATGCGTGCGAGGGCTCGGGGTGTGCTTTGTGCAAGGGCGTCGGCTGGCTCGAGATACTTGGTTGCGGCATGATCGATCCGAACGTGTTCGAGTACGTTGGATACGATCCAGAGGAGTTCACGGGCTTTGCCTTCGGCGTAGGCATCGAGCGTATCGCGATGATGAAATACAACATTGATGACATGAGGGTTTTTTACGAGAACGACGCGCGCTTCCTGGCGCAATTCTAA